A stretch of Acidimicrobiales bacterium DNA encodes these proteins:
- a CDS encoding HNH endonuclease — MPYNISKTLINKLPEGERDDSDKVGKFLLDRQAKICGLCDGEMNPAADVLEADHDQPESEGGPNELKNLLLAHQECNRAKRSLTTAEIRPYLRLKRFIRENGGRIRYDGVTSHFDIEPKPSAVAIGDDAVEVEFADGSKTQAPIYVDSAPAREFRYSFVEVPRVALLNDDKVQPRIIRYGHAFSIYNDLLHNPLHEPPSCRLGPEGKDGLRPLLMFDGQHKTVASWMLEKTRVVVKLYLDLDVADANFLVNSIQAKIKKLPLSAFELAAKMSDEWEAKVGEYETAVAQAGEAGTEKGFIAWMPAGPERNRARQAFKAALIQRVVEDQDFRLMKYVAQKDVGGEDFGLTENMVKSKILDKMVYLKELDLPFVDSTDRRVEEVENIVWLFNMVIDSLVEPGGGQLSEQQKETRRRVFKQGSLQYLAELLGAIYRRELITQEEMLAGKPNKEQRDRIEASVANICRHPVWTARFDRDKQMAAVKLALEKNQNIKESFEDVALKLSYAILGEDDVEYSNYWK; from the coding sequence TGCGGACTGTGTGATGGCGAGATGAACCCCGCCGCCGACGTGCTGGAGGCTGATCATGACCAGCCCGAATCGGAAGGCGGGCCGAACGAACTGAAGAATCTCCTGCTCGCCCACCAGGAGTGCAACCGCGCAAAGCGATCGCTGACCACTGCTGAGATCCGGCCGTACCTGCGCCTCAAGCGATTCATCCGGGAGAACGGGGGCAGGATCCGCTACGACGGGGTCACCTCCCACTTCGACATCGAGCCAAAGCCCTCAGCTGTCGCCATCGGCGACGATGCTGTGGAAGTGGAGTTCGCGGATGGTTCCAAGACGCAAGCGCCCATCTACGTCGACTCCGCGCCAGCGCGAGAGTTTCGGTACTCCTTCGTGGAGGTGCCCCGCGTGGCTCTCCTCAATGACGACAAGGTCCAGCCTCGCATCATTCGATACGGACACGCCTTCTCGATCTACAACGATCTCCTGCACAATCCGCTGCACGAACCACCCAGCTGTCGACTCGGTCCTGAAGGCAAGGATGGACTCCGGCCACTGCTGATGTTCGACGGGCAGCACAAGACCGTAGCGTCGTGGATGCTCGAGAAGACCCGCGTGGTGGTGAAGCTCTATCTCGACCTTGACGTCGCGGACGCGAACTTCCTCGTCAACTCGATTCAAGCGAAAATCAAGAAGCTTCCACTTTCCGCTTTCGAACTCGCGGCGAAGATGTCAGACGAGTGGGAGGCGAAGGTCGGCGAGTACGAGACTGCGGTCGCTCAGGCGGGGGAGGCCGGCACGGAAAAGGGCTTCATTGCGTGGATGCCGGCTGGTCCTGAAAGAAATCGTGCCCGCCAGGCTTTCAAGGCTGCCCTCATCCAGAGGGTTGTGGAGGACCAGGACTTCCGGCTGATGAAGTACGTCGCCCAGAAGGACGTCGGTGGGGAGGACTTTGGCCTGACTGAGAACATGGTCAAGAGCAAGATCCTCGACAAGATGGTGTATCTCAAGGAACTCGATCTGCCCTTCGTGGACTCGACGGACCGGCGGGTGGAGGAGGTCGAGAACATCGTCTGGCTCTTCAACATGGTCATCGACTCGTTGGTCGAGCCGGGCGGAGGCCAACTGTCCGAGCAACAGAAGGAGACCCGACGCCGAGTCTTCAAGCAGGGCTCACTCCAGTACCTGGCCGAACTACTCGGGGCAATCTACCGCCGAGAACTCATCACCCAGGAGGAGATGCTCGCCGGGAAACCGAACAAGGAACAACGAGACCGCATCGAAGCCAGCGTCGCAAACATCTGCCGCCACCCCGTCTGGACCGCCCGGTTCGACAGGGACAAGCAGATGGCGGCGGTGAAACTTGCCCTTGAGAAGAACCAGAACATCAAGGAGTCGTTCGAGGACGTCGCCCTGAAGCTCTCCTATGCCATCCTCGGCGAGGACGATGTCGAATACTCCAACTACTGGAAGTAG
- a CDS encoding ATP-binding protein → MSSKRIELTPSAGRLTNSLRDIGYEFVTAVADLVDNSVSAGASTVDVLIDFRGSASRVLIVDDGEGMTAAGLDEAMRFGTRRNYSLNELGRYGLGLKTASISQCRRLTVISRRAAARRRLTTRVLDIDHVEESDSWEVLDAATPAIRDFAAETLAEAPGTVVAWERLDRVLPERNPEGGWARRRLDTLADRTSEYLGMVFHRYLADSASADRLVLTVNGEKVDPWDPFAPTEPGTISLPGTVLEIEFEGVAGFVTFNPFVLPPRNRFSSQEAFDHYSGPQKWNRQQGLYVYRAGRLIQGGGWSGIRAIDEHTKLARASLEFDTNLDDLLQTNVAKMRVNVPASIRSQLERPVKELCQAAEEVYRQASVLRERTAPSDRPASHQMGTAGASLLAAAMATGDYPALERIMTELRATDEELATALGW, encoded by the coding sequence ATGAGCAGCAAGAGGATCGAACTAACACCGTCCGCTGGTCGGTTGACGAATTCGCTTCGCGACATCGGCTACGAGTTTGTGACCGCTGTTGCCGATCTTGTCGACAACAGTGTCAGTGCCGGCGCCTCGACGGTCGACGTTCTTATCGACTTCCGAGGCTCCGCGTCCCGCGTTCTCATTGTCGACGACGGCGAAGGAATGACCGCCGCCGGCCTTGACGAGGCGATGCGGTTCGGAACCCGCCGCAACTACAGCCTCAACGAGCTCGGCCGCTATGGCCTCGGACTCAAGACAGCCTCGATATCTCAATGCCGTCGCCTCACCGTCATCTCCCGGCGGGCCGCGGCGCGGCGACGCCTAACCACCCGTGTGCTCGATATCGACCATGTTGAGGAGAGCGACAGCTGGGAGGTCCTCGACGCCGCGACACCTGCAATCCGGGACTTCGCAGCGGAGACGCTGGCGGAGGCGCCAGGAACCGTCGTCGCCTGGGAGCGATTGGACCGAGTCCTGCCGGAGCGGAATCCGGAGGGTGGTTGGGCCCGACGGAGGCTCGACACGTTGGCGGACCGCACCTCCGAGTATCTCGGCATGGTATTCCATCGGTACCTGGCCGACTCGGCCAGCGCTGACCGCCTCGTCCTGACGGTAAACGGCGAGAAGGTGGATCCATGGGATCCCTTCGCTCCCACGGAGCCCGGCACCATCTCGCTCCCAGGCACCGTGCTCGAGATCGAGTTTGAAGGCGTGGCGGGGTTCGTTACGTTCAATCCGTTCGTCCTCCCACCGCGGAATCGCTTCTCCTCCCAGGAAGCATTCGACCACTACAGCGGTCCTCAGAAGTGGAATCGTCAACAGGGCCTCTACGTCTACCGCGCCGGCCGGCTCATTCAGGGTGGGGGCTGGAGCGGCATCCGAGCGATCGATGAACACACCAAGCTGGCTCGCGCCTCGCTGGAGTTCGACACGAATCTCGACGATTTGCTGCAGACAAACGTTGCCAAGATGAGGGTCAACGTCCCAGCGTCGATTCGGTCGCAGCTTGAACGACCGGTGAAGGAACTCTGCCAGGCCGCGGAAGAGGTCTATCGCCAAGCTTCCGTTCTGCGGGAACGAACCGCCCCGTCCGACCGCCCGGCGAGCCACCAGATGGGTACCGCCGGCGCATCACTGCTCGCCGCGGCGATGGCTACCGGCGACTACCCGGCGTTGGAGCGAATCATGACCGAGCTCCGGGCGACCGACGAAGAGCTCGCTACGGCTCTGGGCTGGTAA
- a CDS encoding very short patch repair endonuclease gives MRNTPTSQQVSRQMSRMPVAGSDPELALRRELHRRGLRYRVNLRGLPGTPDVAFTRARLAVFVDGCFWHACPDHATLPKNNRAWWRAKFEATRERDARKTRELEMLGWQVVHVWEHDDPRKAADEIYRLWRRRVDRAVSAPN, from the coding sequence GTGCGGAACACCCCGACTTCGCAGCAGGTCAGCCGACAGATGAGTCGCATGCCGGTCGCCGGCTCCGACCCGGAACTCGCCCTACGTCGGGAACTACATCGACGCGGCCTTCGATACCGAGTGAACCTCAGGGGGCTACCCGGCACCCCCGACGTTGCATTCACGAGAGCACGCTTGGCCGTCTTCGTTGACGGCTGCTTCTGGCACGCCTGCCCGGACCACGCGACTCTGCCGAAGAACAACCGCGCTTGGTGGCGGGCGAAGTTCGAGGCCACTAGAGAGCGCGACGCCCGCAAGACCCGAGAGCTCGAAATGCTTGGTTGGCAGGTGGTCCACGTGTGGGAGCACGACGATCCCAGGAAGGCGGCGGACGAGATTTACCGACTCTGGAGGAGACGGGTCGATCGCGCTGTCAGTGCACCTAACTAG
- a CDS encoding DUF6339 family protein — MEIRRYVQRLSPHVLPKVVLEKQLPLSEPVANVDEFDAIVASWRERSAAGPVPPSSDTQLARELHGVLNEIDERVLVDERLWQWMTTVPFAEYTSARWIPGLSDDPELLQKPAAQKRFLGGGSLNGMSRNAVGRLFWAAQTLWTPEDGYRWSDVVLGNQDFYSAVFERNLGLYAPLAVVAARLLEHADEGERRETLKNLNHVMTTVVVESLVEDDLAQLVESCRP, encoded by the coding sequence ATGGAAATTCGTCGATACGTGCAGCGCTTGTCTCCTCACGTCCTCCCGAAGGTGGTGCTGGAGAAGCAATTGCCACTTAGCGAGCCGGTCGCCAACGTCGATGAGTTCGACGCGATTGTGGCTTCATGGCGCGAACGCTCGGCGGCGGGTCCGGTGCCTCCGAGCTCGGATACTCAGCTGGCGCGAGAGCTGCACGGGGTACTGAATGAAATCGATGAACGGGTACTTGTGGATGAACGGTTGTGGCAATGGATGACAACGGTGCCGTTCGCCGAGTACACGTCCGCGCGTTGGATTCCAGGCTTGTCAGACGATCCGGAGCTTCTCCAGAAGCCTGCGGCGCAGAAGCGTTTCTTGGGAGGTGGTTCGCTCAACGGGATGAGTCGGAATGCGGTCGGTCGATTGTTCTGGGCAGCTCAGACGCTGTGGACGCCCGAAGATGGCTATCGCTGGTCGGACGTCGTGCTGGGGAACCAGGACTTCTACTCAGCGGTGTTCGAACGAAACCTCGGCTTGTATGCACCCCTCGCGGTCGTAGCGGCCAGGCTCCTGGAGCACGCCGACGAAGGCGAGCGGCGTGAAACCCTGAAGAATCTCAACCACGTCATGACGACGGTCGTGGTCGAGTCCCTAGTGGAGGACGACCTCGCGCAACTCGTCGAATCCTGTCGGCCATAG
- the dcm gene encoding DNA (cytosine-5-)-methyltransferase: MAKTAVEKGAYGVKLVRGPFVVLPRHAEAVDDVEELPAVALQASGPLAADLFCGAGGLSLGLADAGYTVILGVDNDEDALATHRAYHPGLSANWDLGDEAVVERTGELIRDLGIQLVAGGPPCQPFSKAGRSGLRDLVRTGRRDARDKRSELWQSFLRIVSIARPQAVLMENVPDMALDRDMLILRTMADELEHLGYSVETRVVDTWRYGVPQHRQRLILVALADRVQFEWPAEHAQIVTLGNAISDLPPVDGGWRPEGGADGWADYDGPRTSFQEMMREHVRTDEHGKLFDHITRPVREDDLQIFENMDSKTKYSDIDPELRRYRHDIFDDKYKRLDYDDLSRTITAHIAKDGYWYIHPEQHRTISVREAARIQTFPDHIRFSGPPTAAFRQIGNAVPPRLGFELGTAIRRSLEAGHEIPHSRSEVGLRLARWFMESTRGGVPWLDAPSRWVVLQCEILWPRLGVDQLGAAYKATLTCATPQQTLENEGPLRRIATVLGRGPRVDDLVETAAYFIENPDGLDPEGPSNALAKAPNVSPALATLAARIVPGSSDDPVIVNQAVLRVAARYQGTSVDQRNKLSDGRLAVAAMIGGDDLSHEAHLALLEIGQTVCGPAKTDCAHCPLEADCVMAADLPVQQSLVALTSPEP, from the coding sequence GTGGCAAAGACAGCAGTCGAGAAGGGCGCGTACGGGGTCAAGCTCGTGCGAGGACCGTTCGTGGTACTGCCGCGTCACGCGGAGGCAGTCGACGACGTCGAAGAGCTTCCGGCCGTCGCCTTGCAAGCGAGCGGTCCGCTAGCCGCGGATCTCTTCTGTGGTGCAGGCGGACTCAGCCTTGGGCTCGCCGATGCCGGCTACACAGTGATACTTGGCGTCGACAACGACGAGGATGCCCTTGCCACGCATCGGGCGTATCACCCCGGGCTGAGCGCCAACTGGGATCTCGGCGATGAGGCGGTCGTCGAACGGACGGGCGAGTTGATCCGCGATCTCGGGATCCAACTGGTTGCTGGAGGTCCACCCTGTCAGCCGTTCTCCAAGGCCGGCCGATCCGGTCTTCGTGACCTTGTCCGCACTGGCAGACGTGACGCGCGTGACAAGCGAAGCGAGCTCTGGCAGAGCTTTCTCCGGATCGTTTCGATCGCCAGGCCTCAGGCGGTCCTGATGGAGAACGTGCCGGACATGGCACTCGATCGGGACATGCTGATCCTTCGCACGATGGCGGACGAGCTAGAACACCTGGGCTACTCCGTCGAGACAAGGGTGGTCGACACGTGGCGGTACGGCGTCCCCCAGCATCGTCAACGGCTGATTCTCGTCGCGCTCGCGGACCGAGTGCAGTTCGAATGGCCAGCCGAACACGCGCAAATCGTGACGCTTGGGAATGCGATCTCAGATCTCCCCCCGGTTGATGGCGGATGGCGTCCCGAGGGGGGTGCGGACGGATGGGCGGACTACGACGGACCGCGGACTTCTTTTCAGGAGATGATGCGGGAGCACGTACGCACTGATGAGCATGGGAAGCTGTTCGACCACATCACCCGTCCAGTCCGCGAAGACGATCTTCAGATCTTCGAGAACATGGACTCGAAGACCAAGTACTCCGACATCGACCCTGAGTTGCGGCGCTACAGGCACGACATCTTCGACGACAAGTACAAGCGGCTCGACTACGACGATCTAAGTCGGACGATCACGGCCCACATTGCGAAGGACGGCTACTGGTACATCCATCCTGAGCAGCACCGAACGATCAGCGTCCGTGAGGCGGCGAGGATTCAGACGTTCCCCGACCACATCCGTTTTTCTGGTCCGCCGACCGCTGCGTTCCGTCAGATCGGCAATGCTGTTCCGCCGCGCCTTGGTTTTGAGCTAGGGACTGCCATCCGAAGGAGCTTGGAGGCGGGTCACGAGATCCCGCACTCGCGATCCGAGGTGGGTCTGCGGCTCGCGCGCTGGTTCATGGAATCGACGCGCGGTGGCGTGCCTTGGCTAGACGCCCCGAGCCGATGGGTGGTGCTCCAGTGCGAGATCCTGTGGCCGCGACTCGGCGTCGATCAGCTCGGCGCGGCGTACAAGGCCACGCTCACCTGCGCGACGCCCCAGCAGACCCTTGAGAACGAGGGGCCCCTACGACGGATAGCGACCGTCCTCGGGCGTGGGCCCCGTGTCGATGACCTAGTCGAAACAGCGGCGTACTTCATTGAGAACCCGGACGGGCTCGACCCAGAGGGCCCGTCGAATGCGTTGGCAAAGGCACCGAATGTGAGCCCCGCCTTGGCGACACTCGCTGCTCGCATCGTTCCGGGATCGTCCGACGATCCCGTGATCGTCAACCAGGCCGTCCTACGTGTTGCCGCCCGTTACCAGGGAACCTCGGTTGACCAACGCAACAAGCTCAGCGACGGCCGGCTTGCGGTCGCGGCGATGATCGGCGGCGACGATCTCTCACACGAGGCTCACCTTGCCCTCCTCGAGATCGGGCAGACCGTCTGCGGTCCCGCCAAGACCGACTGCGCTCACTGTCCGCTGGAGGCCGACTGCGTCATGGCTGCGGATCTGCCGGTCCAGCAGTCGTTGGTGGCACTTACCAGCCCAGAGCCGTAG